In Paenibacillus sp. FSL R7-0345, a single window of DNA contains:
- a CDS encoding SGNH/GDSL hydrolase family protein has protein sequence MTEAIEVYRATENNVKIIGRTHYYNDVRWLALSGSGVEFTFYGRKAQITLKGDAVALTGNNLARIAICVNGVRVIDEQLDRPLATYTVFESDTEQEITVTVIKLSEAAMSTAGIVSITVDAAEGIKPAPASVHKIEFIGDSITCGYGVDDEDGTHSFSTATEDVTKAYAYLTARRLQADYSMVSYSGYGIITGYTENDQKLTTHLLPDYYEKVGKSEGRFDNKLLPQQLSWDFSRFVPDLIVINLGTNDDSYTKDDAVRQAEYAREYAGFLKTVRRCNPHAKILCTLGIMGDRLYPYVEQAVSCYSAETGDNTISTMKFEVQEAADGYASDLHPSPVTHHKAADKLAAHIQKLMKWE, from the coding sequence ATGACAGAAGCCATTGAGGTATATAGAGCAACGGAGAATAATGTAAAAATCATCGGACGGACCCACTATTATAATGATGTGCGGTGGCTGGCCCTCTCCGGCAGCGGTGTTGAATTCACCTTTTATGGCCGGAAGGCGCAAATCACGTTAAAAGGGGATGCTGTTGCCTTAACCGGCAATAACCTGGCCCGGATCGCTATCTGTGTAAACGGTGTGCGGGTGATTGATGAACAGCTTGACCGGCCGCTGGCAACGTATACTGTGTTTGAAAGCGACACAGAGCAGGAGATTACGGTAACCGTCATCAAGCTGTCCGAGGCGGCAATGTCGACCGCAGGGATTGTGTCTATCACAGTCGATGCTGCGGAGGGCATTAAGCCGGCCCCGGCCAGCGTACATAAGATCGAATTTATTGGAGATTCCATTACCTGCGGTTATGGTGTGGATGATGAGGACGGGACGCACTCTTTCTCCACCGCTACTGAAGATGTTACCAAGGCCTATGCGTATCTGACCGCCCGAAGGCTTCAGGCAGACTACAGCATGGTATCTTACAGCGGATACGGGATTATCACAGGCTATACGGAAAATGACCAGAAGCTGACTACACATCTGCTTCCGGATTACTATGAAAAGGTGGGTAAATCCGAGGGCAGATTTGATAATAAGCTGCTTCCCCAGCAGCTTTCCTGGGATTTCAGCCGGTTTGTACCCGACCTGATTGTTATTAATCTGGGTACAAATGATGATTCCTATACCAAGGATGACGCTGTGCGGCAGGCCGAGTATGCCCGGGAATATGCCGGATTTCTAAAAACAGTCCGGCGCTGTAATCCGCATGCGAAGATACTGTGTACGCTGGGAATCATGGGGGACAGGCTCTATCCTTATGTGGAGCAGGCGGTTAGCTGCTATTCTGCTGAAACGGGGGACAATACTATTTCCACGATGAAGTTTGAAGTGCAGGAGGCAGCTGACGGCTATGCTTCCGACCTTCACCCGTCACCGGTTACTCATCATAAAGCGGCTGATAAACTGGCTGCCCATATCCAAAAGCTTATGAAGTGGGAATAG
- a CDS encoding S-layer homology domain-containing protein, whose translation MNKRIFRACIAWIIFSLLVLPFGIAGVSAAAALTASLEVDHNTAAIKVTSTANEQDTITVLIMQKQTGSIVYVDQAELKNGQHTFQTVLPKGEYYGSVSSAGSGKAELQAFTVEHTETITGFRPLQAITVAKGGKLVLPGSVIAVFDSGANREVGVKWSGVPDTGTAGPFTVTGNVNGSPKTVELVVKVGETAATPTPTPAATATPTPPPLPGGQTGAATPKPSPEAAGSAITLTAVLDPATAVAKAEVSAAAVSTALSKAAADARGIRTVEIIITQAEGAKAYEPVLPASLFAGDPKQVIQLVTPVGTIELPGNMFEAALIAGSSTVSVVIGLADAAAINDPSLRASASSKPVIELTAKVDGAAVEWSNKNAPVKVSVPYTPRQDELNSGEHLVVWYIDKAGMATKIPNTRYDAAVGRVTFSTTHFSKFAVSYAFRTFADAAKLTWAQQSIETLASKGVINGISDTSFAPDTNITRADFLVILVRGLGLTASFNDNFSDVSPAKYYYEALGIARELGITDGAGNNLFKPDTPISRQELMVLGSRALSLSGAAMPAGSADDIRKFSDRSEVAAYAVADVVKMVKEGIVSGSGSKLNPHANATRAEAAVIVYRIINKL comes from the coding sequence ATGAACAAGAGGATCTTCAGAGCATGCATAGCATGGATCATATTCTCATTGCTGGTGCTTCCGTTCGGCATTGCCGGTGTATCGGCAGCCGCAGCCTTAACGGCCAGCCTGGAGGTAGATCATAATACAGCAGCAATCAAGGTGACCAGTACAGCCAATGAGCAGGACACAATAACGGTATTGATTATGCAAAAGCAGACCGGATCCATCGTCTATGTGGATCAGGCTGAGCTTAAAAATGGACAGCACACCTTCCAGACCGTGCTTCCAAAGGGAGAGTATTACGGCTCCGTGAGCTCGGCCGGCAGTGGGAAGGCAGAGCTGCAGGCTTTCACAGTTGAGCATACCGAGACGATAACGGGCTTCAGGCCCTTGCAGGCTATTACAGTTGCCAAAGGCGGCAAGCTTGTGTTGCCCGGCTCCGTAATTGCTGTATTCGACAGCGGGGCTAACCGGGAGGTAGGTGTGAAATGGTCCGGCGTGCCGGATACCGGTACAGCCGGCCCATTCACGGTTACCGGTAATGTGAACGGAAGCCCGAAAACCGTGGAACTGGTGGTAAAGGTTGGTGAAACGGCTGCAACGCCTACACCAACGCCGGCGGCGACCGCCACACCAACACCACCGCCGTTGCCAGGCGGACAGACTGGAGCAGCGACACCGAAGCCTTCGCCTGAAGCGGCAGGCTCTGCCATCACGCTGACTGCCGTGCTTGATCCGGCGACGGCTGTCGCGAAGGCAGAGGTCTCTGCAGCAGCCGTCAGCACGGCCTTGTCCAAGGCAGCAGCGGATGCCAGGGGAATCAGGACTGTGGAGATCATTATAACGCAGGCTGAAGGAGCTAAAGCGTATGAGCCGGTGCTGCCGGCCAGCCTGTTTGCAGGAGATCCGAAGCAGGTAATCCAGCTGGTTACTCCGGTTGGAACTATTGAACTGCCCGGAAATATGTTCGAAGCTGCGCTTATAGCAGGCAGCTCCACTGTTTCCGTGGTTATTGGCTTAGCGGATGCGGCGGCAATAAATGACCCGTCGCTGAGAGCAAGCGCCAGCAGTAAACCGGTCATCGAGCTGACTGCGAAGGTTGACGGTGCAGCCGTTGAATGGAGCAACAAAAATGCACCGGTTAAAGTATCTGTTCCATACACACCTAGGCAGGACGAACTTAACAGCGGTGAACATCTCGTAGTCTGGTATATTGATAAGGCGGGGATGGCAACCAAGATACCCAATACGAGATATGATGCGGCGGTAGGCAGGGTAACCTTCAGTACCACGCACTTCAGTAAGTTTGCCGTTTCCTATGCATTCAGGACTTTTGCTGATGCGGCTAAATTGACATGGGCGCAGCAATCGATAGAAACACTGGCCTCCAAAGGTGTAATCAACGGAATTTCGGATACGTCCTTTGCACCAGATACAAACATCACCCGGGCGGATTTCCTAGTTATTCTGGTAAGGGGTCTGGGACTTACAGCCAGCTTCAATGATAACTTTAGCGATGTTAGTCCTGCGAAATACTACTATGAAGCGTTGGGAATCGCCAGGGAGCTGGGGATCACAGATGGAGCGGGCAATAACCTCTTCAAGCCGGATACGCCGATCTCCCGCCAGGAGCTGATGGTTCTCGGCAGCAGGGCCCTTTCGCTTAGCGGGGCGGCAATGCCGGCGGGCAGCGCTGACGATATCCGTAAGTTTAGCGACAGGTCGGAGGTGGCAGCCTATGCTGTAGCAGATGTTGTTAAGATGGTAAAGGAAGGAATCGTCAGCGGCAGCGGTAGCAAGCTCAATCCGCATGCCAATGCGACCAGAGCAGAAGCTGCGGTTATTGTGTATAGAATTATTAATAAGCTGTAG
- a CDS encoding pectinesterase family protein: protein MYKQTKRAMSQLMVLVMLVTAVFGLQPAPAEAEGNAQGGQIEVWDFGGVQAAGDSYINHITVDTLNGLGSFIGAGWFRENTAFGDLTVMTPAGGGYHRLYYYDGEGNGALSYGKPTTKTFSDGYVSKGSVYSAGNGDASAKYIRLENVKAGDKITVYGFVTNGSGPATVNFALNGSTTGEVVSRSTDTFTSAGQILEYHALDSGTLQLFYSESGSYKPNVARITRTPGVTVSGALDLNGHALSGHSIVFQNQSTGELLPAELAADGTYTAALTAGYTYNAVLRGVGSEYAISDTSKTVAVTLADLGSGIKNVQLNVVKSSMAKLSGTLSGFESGYSLNSLKLSLVPPQGSLAPVVEAVLDTAALTYSADLRAGERYTLTLSGVNDYVLTGEADVNISADRVRPLTVAKAAVYNATGAFTGLPSGVTVSSIKFTNLNDGYSYTGNVTGGGYSVKLRDGAYAVTAVCSDPAYTTAGHTVVKGEGAAKDLKFSTSKAPAALPLVQDLYVGDSAREHHFGSVKEALAAAARMNPSSEAERITIHIAPGTYRAQLKIATPYISLVNADPGKEVKITWYYGVGYDYYSAGPDGLYNEDRAFDKYLKGNPGSFKWGATVFVTGAATGFRAENIVFENSFNKYITEEELEDGVEVTTINTPTNLTPRTASLDARSRGATERAAAIAVEADQAEFYKCKFLSNQDTLFTGNTRQYYKDSFIEGNTDYIFGSGNVVFDNSTLNFAGYSDQDSGGHITAAKPSSAADPSFHGYLFRDSTVTGSSTNNFKASGDFGRPWGQDAKVTFLDTRLENSSIIYPEGWAGMGGSVPEKADFYEYNTTYNGVPVDTSARKGKVLSAASAVVDVTPYFGADWVPHYYEPGTLTPPVLQADSVSESRAIISWQGAVSSIGSILYEVYQNGQKVATTTEATYAADHLAPLTSYTFKVNAVNTAGNTAESNAVEIITAEQGLPAAPVITAESGGGNATISWSTVTGATYYTVKGRSAGSDGFDMLHTVSPATVTSYTYSELTNGTVYHFVVSASNEHGEGPDSNEAAVTPEAGTAPGTVIKPEDFTGFDIGSPGTPGSSIFDEDTNLFTLTGSGTGINKNATGLDQFYMKAVKVKGDYTISAKAVYSEGQLGAMSLTLRESLDPNSYHYTQAATATGGRKMFRYSGSSNGSNSVMPVKGTAYLQITKTGDKIVSIVSTLPIPANPVASETLAISTATAKQLGLDENGNPKELYAGLMVNAANASSSLKAVFEDVKIVMADGTVLFDANAGKPVAPKNIQAKPYNAGARITWDALNTATSYTVQQSISPEGPFTEALTVGGSVYEAFVTGLENDRTYYFAVTAKNASGESVPSQVVSVSPTASADLPPVLTMTSAEPAARVFSALLPLSGTVDKESSLTIRNNGIPEKWNGTEEYLLLHKGDTFSAKLILVPGLNEIEIKATDTYGNETVIKYTVTYTYRAGSIGFYDTQGQAVTVLEAGREIWIQAEAENYIADTKDVLLFIGLYDEHNNLIKFISTAETLYSGETDTLYARLRLPDDVDGYTLKAFVWDNMTDMQPVSETAELQSN from the coding sequence ATGTACAAGCAGACTAAAAGAGCCATGAGCCAGCTCATGGTACTTGTGATGCTGGTAACGGCTGTGTTTGGCCTGCAGCCTGCCCCCGCAGAGGCGGAGGGCAATGCACAGGGCGGCCAGATCGAGGTATGGGACTTCGGAGGCGTACAGGCAGCGGGAGATTCCTATATCAATCACATTACAGTGGATACACTCAATGGTTTAGGTTCCTTTATCGGGGCCGGCTGGTTCAGGGAGAATACCGCGTTCGGCGACTTAACGGTAATGACCCCAGCCGGGGGCGGTTACCACAGACTATATTATTACGACGGTGAAGGGAACGGCGCATTATCTTACGGCAAGCCTACGACCAAGACCTTCAGCGACGGCTATGTCAGCAAGGGCTCTGTCTATTCCGCCGGCAACGGGGATGCTTCAGCCAAATACATCCGGCTGGAGAATGTTAAAGCCGGAGACAAGATCACGGTATACGGCTTTGTTACCAACGGGTCCGGGCCGGCAACCGTTAATTTTGCCCTGAACGGCAGCACCACCGGTGAAGTGGTGAGCAGAAGCACCGACACATTTACTTCAGCGGGACAGATCCTTGAATATCATGCACTGGACTCGGGAACCTTGCAGCTGTTTTATTCGGAGTCAGGAAGCTATAAACCCAATGTGGCACGCATTACCAGAACCCCGGGTGTTACAGTGTCCGGTGCGCTGGACCTGAATGGGCACGCGCTTTCCGGTCACTCCATTGTTTTTCAGAATCAGTCCACCGGGGAGCTACTGCCGGCTGAGCTTGCCGCTGACGGCACTTACACGGCCGCTCTTACAGCCGGCTACACGTATAACGCCGTTCTCCGGGGCGTCGGCTCTGAATATGCCATTTCGGACACCTCCAAGACCGTAGCCGTTACGCTTGCTGATCTGGGCAGCGGCATTAAGAATGTCCAATTAAATGTGGTTAAAAGCTCCATGGCAAAGCTCAGCGGTACCCTTAGCGGATTTGAGTCAGGCTACAGCCTGAACAGTCTGAAGCTTAGTCTGGTTCCGCCCCAGGGAAGTCTTGCTCCGGTTGTAGAGGCTGTCCTGGATACAGCAGCGCTGACTTACTCGGCAGATCTCCGTGCCGGAGAGCGTTATACCCTGACCCTTTCCGGCGTGAATGATTACGTGCTTACAGGCGAAGCGGATGTTAACATCAGCGCGGATAGGGTGCGGCCCCTCACGGTTGCGAAGGCAGCGGTCTATAACGCAACCGGTGCTTTTACCGGATTGCCGTCCGGGGTCACCGTCAGCAGTATCAAATTTACGAATCTTAATGACGGGTACAGCTATACCGGAAACGTTACGGGCGGCGGTTACTCCGTCAAGCTGAGGGATGGCGCTTATGCAGTGACCGCCGTTTGCTCTGACCCTGCCTATACAACTGCAGGACACACCGTTGTTAAGGGAGAGGGCGCGGCAAAGGATCTCAAATTCTCAACCTCCAAGGCTCCGGCCGCTCTTCCGCTGGTTCAGGATTTGTATGTAGGCGACAGCGCCAGGGAGCACCATTTCGGCTCGGTCAAGGAGGCACTGGCAGCAGCCGCGAGAATGAATCCTTCCAGCGAGGCTGAGCGGATTACGATCCATATTGCCCCCGGCACTTACCGGGCCCAGCTGAAAATCGCCACTCCTTACATCAGCCTTGTCAATGCCGATCCGGGTAAGGAGGTTAAAATCACGTGGTACTACGGGGTTGGTTACGATTATTACAGCGCAGGGCCGGATGGGCTGTACAATGAGGACCGGGCTTTTGATAAATACCTGAAGGGCAATCCGGGCAGCTTCAAATGGGGAGCTACCGTATTTGTTACGGGTGCTGCCACCGGCTTCAGGGCAGAGAACATCGTGTTTGAGAATTCTTTTAACAAGTACATCACCGAGGAGGAGCTGGAGGACGGAGTTGAGGTAACAACGATCAACACGCCTACCAATCTTACTCCTAGAACAGCTTCACTGGATGCCAGATCGAGAGGGGCAACAGAACGGGCGGCTGCCATCGCGGTCGAAGCCGACCAGGCAGAATTTTATAAATGCAAATTTTTGTCCAACCAGGATACGCTGTTCACGGGCAACACCCGCCAGTATTACAAGGACAGCTTCATAGAAGGCAATACCGACTATATTTTCGGCTCGGGCAACGTTGTATTCGATAATAGTACGCTTAACTTTGCGGGCTACAGCGACCAGGATTCTGGAGGCCATATTACAGCAGCCAAGCCTTCTTCCGCAGCTGATCCGTCCTTTCACGGCTATCTGTTCAGGGACAGCACAGTCACTGGCAGCTCTACTAATAACTTTAAGGCATCCGGAGATTTCGGGAGACCGTGGGGACAGGATGCCAAGGTGACCTTTCTGGATACCAGACTGGAGAACAGCTCTATCATCTATCCGGAGGGCTGGGCCGGCATGGGCGGCTCCGTTCCGGAAAAGGCAGACTTCTATGAATACAACACGACCTATAACGGTGTGCCGGTAGACACTTCAGCGAGAAAAGGGAAGGTGCTTAGCGCAGCATCGGCTGTGGTCGATGTGACCCCATATTTTGGCGCTGACTGGGTGCCTCACTATTATGAGCCGGGTACCTTGACGCCGCCTGTGCTGCAGGCTGACTCCGTCAGCGAATCCCGGGCAATAATCAGCTGGCAGGGTGCTGTCAGCAGCATCGGCTCCATCCTTTATGAGGTATATCAGAATGGACAGAAGGTTGCGACAACAACTGAAGCCACTTATGCGGCGGATCATCTGGCCCCGCTGACAAGCTACACCTTTAAGGTCAATGCCGTCAACACTGCCGGAAATACGGCGGAAAGTAATGCTGTAGAGATAATTACCGCTGAGCAGGGGCTGCCTGCTGCACCGGTCATAACGGCTGAATCCGGCGGCGGGAATGCCACGATCTCCTGGTCAACAGTAACAGGCGCTACCTACTATACCGTCAAAGGCAGGTCTGCCGGCAGTGACGGATTCGACATGCTGCATACGGTTAGCCCGGCAACGGTTACCTCTTATACGTACTCGGAGTTAACCAACGGAACAGTCTATCATTTTGTTGTCTCCGCTTCCAATGAGCACGGGGAAGGCCCGGATTCCAATGAAGCTGCAGTAACCCCGGAAGCCGGAACTGCACCCGGCACTGTTATTAAACCGGAGGATTTCACCGGCTTTGACATCGGCAGTCCCGGCACACCGGGCTCATCAATCTTTGATGAGGATACTAACCTGTTCACGCTGACCGGTTCAGGAACGGGAATCAATAAGAATGCCACCGGACTGGATCAATTTTATATGAAGGCAGTCAAGGTCAAGGGAGATTATACGATCAGCGCCAAAGCGGTCTACAGTGAAGGCCAGCTGGGGGCGATGAGCTTAACACTCAGAGAGAGCCTGGACCCGAACAGCTACCATTACACACAGGCAGCCACCGCTACAGGCGGACGAAAAATGTTCCGGTACAGCGGCTCTTCCAACGGCTCCAATTCTGTAATGCCCGTGAAGGGAACGGCCTACCTGCAGATCACCAAAACCGGTGACAAAATCGTTTCCATCGTCAGCACCCTGCCGATCCCGGCTAATCCGGTTGCCTCGGAGACGCTTGCGATCAGTACAGCTACCGCTAAGCAGCTGGGCCTGGATGAGAACGGTAATCCCAAGGAGTTGTATGCGGGGCTGATGGTGAATGCCGCCAATGCATCTTCTTCCCTTAAGGCAGTATTCGAAGATGTCAAAATTGTGATGGCCGATGGTACCGTGCTGTTTGACGCCAATGCCGGCAAGCCGGTCGCGCCGAAGAATATCCAGGCCAAGCCTTACAATGCGGGCGCCCGGATTACCTGGGATGCGTTAAATACAGCCACTTCCTATACGGTACAACAAAGCATAAGCCCGGAAGGGCCGTTTACAGAAGCGCTTACCGTTGGAGGCTCTGTGTATGAAGCCTTCGTTACAGGGCTGGAAAATGACAGAACCTACTATTTTGCCGTTACTGCAAAGAATGCCAGCGGGGAAAGTGTGCCGTCACAGGTGGTAAGTGTCTCGCCTACTGCTTCAGCGGATTTGCCTCCGGTTCTTACGATGACTTCGGCTGAGCCGGCCGCCCGGGTGTTCAGTGCCCTGCTGCCGCTAAGCGGGACCGTGGATAAGGAGAGCAGCCTGACAATCAGAAATAACGGAATCCCCGAAAAATGGAACGGGACGGAGGAGTATTTACTTTTACACAAAGGAGATACGTTCAGCGCGAAGCTGATTCTGGTGCCGGGCCTGAATGAAATTGAAATCAAGGCTACCGATACGTACGGCAATGAAACCGTTATTAAGTATACCGTCACTTATACGTATAGAGCGGGCAGCATTGGCTTCTATGATACACAGGGGCAAGCCGTTACTGTACTCGAAGCAGGACGGGAAATTTGGATACAGGCAGAAGCTGAAAATTATATCGCTGACACCAAAGATGTTCTGCTGTTTATCGGCCTGTATGACGAACATAACAACCTGATCAAATTCATCAGTACGGCTGAGACCCTGTACAGTGGTGAGACGGATACCCTATACGCCCGGCTGAGGCTTCCTGATGATGTGGACGGCTATACGCTCAAAGCCTTTGTCTGGGACAACATGACTGACATGCAGCCTGTTTCTGAAACGGCCGAGTTACAATCCAATTAA
- a CDS encoding DUF3231 family protein yields MTGILGGNPKDEPMHYGEIFSVWTASTVAKGALSSYRAYTYHAGDHDLKKILGAMIDQAELEISELDSLLAEQGLASAPAMPLRPEAKLEDIPVGARFTDPEIAAMLAADSAAGLVACSQAMGISIREDVGALFAKYHLTKAALGLKVLHLTKKNGWLIPPPLQVKRPEAVKV; encoded by the coding sequence ATGACAGGAATTTTAGGCGGCAACCCTAAAGACGAGCCGATGCATTACGGGGAGATTTTTAGCGTATGGACAGCCTCGACAGTAGCCAAGGGCGCATTATCCAGTTACCGGGCGTACACATATCATGCCGGTGATCATGACCTGAAGAAGATCTTAGGGGCTATGATTGATCAGGCTGAGCTGGAAATCAGCGAACTGGATTCGCTGCTGGCCGAGCAGGGACTGGCGTCTGCGCCAGCTATGCCGCTACGTCCTGAAGCCAAGCTCGAAGACATCCCGGTCGGCGCAAGATTTACTGACCCGGAGATTGCAGCCATGCTGGCTGCAGACAGCGCAGCCGGACTGGTCGCCTGCAGCCAGGCCATGGGAATATCCATCCGCGAGGATGTAGGCGCCTTGTTTGCCAAGTATCACCTCACCAAAGCTGCCCTTGGTCTAAAAGTTCTGCATTTAACCAAGAAAAACGGCTGGCTGATCCCTCCGCCGCTTCAGGTAAAAAGACCGGAGGCCGTGAAGGTATAG
- a CDS encoding Ig-like domain-containing protein: MKKRMISTALCALLGASFLADAVPAHAAQAPAAIPAFPGAEGGGMYASGGRGYDVYEVTNLNDSGPGSLRDAVSGDNRMVVFRVSGTIHLASSLGFTNRKNITVAGQTAPGDGICIAGFNTDISSATNIIIRYLRFRPGSANISSEPDALGGRGSNYVMIDHVSAGWSTDEGLSFYENNNLTVQWSIISESLTLSGHVKGKHGYGGIWGGNATTFHHNLLTSHTSRMPRIGNGNTPGNITMSNNVIYNWGFNNTYGGLTTLQSNVINNYYKPGPSTLQSVKGRIINPGDGEFFVDGNYMYGSPEISADNSKGIQNAIPATVLSKAPFQNDSYTTVKITDAEQAYRDVLDMAGAVLPRRDAADARAVQDVIDGTGRTINREYEVGGYPELQSAEAPLDSDHDGMPDAWEEAHGLNKLNKADGKTISPNGYSNLENYLNSLADMTHAADNPVVKLKSPVYSALFAEGGAIQIDAEASDMDGIAKMQFYSNDVLLGEVKKAPYSFTMDNVEDGTYFISARAFDTKGNATQSTSLPVHVNGPEVSADWKSADIGNTPVKGSGSLDGSGTLTVKGSGKITGRSDSFHYVYQPVSGNASLTARLDSIALLDNNAISGLMIRDSLEPDAAAAVISTSIVKADRDELGNGDKDDTFYATYFSSRMNKGETIRTLNNADYPQDYLPSLTDNTLPIWLKLERVGDTIVAFTSYDGEHWKELFRDTFAMDKEAYIGFAVDGTQPAIGDKYYNTAKFSNVQLSSSFTVTDIKLTDALGNEAAQPAPGLTAVAAVTVERNSIAVPEGVVVIQLCDAEGNILSSSYVKSAFGVNGTKTVKAMFSTPLQLTGLQIKAYVINNVQEGQLISNEKSVQLGGGL, encoded by the coding sequence ATGAAGAAAAGGATGATCTCAACTGCGTTATGTGCGCTGCTTGGCGCTTCATTTCTGGCTGATGCCGTGCCTGCTCATGCTGCCCAGGCGCCGGCGGCTATACCGGCGTTTCCTGGGGCCGAGGGCGGGGGGATGTATGCCAGCGGCGGCCGGGGCTATGACGTCTATGAAGTGACCAATCTGAATGACTCCGGGCCGGGGTCTCTAAGGGACGCTGTGAGCGGAGACAACCGGATGGTCGTATTCCGTGTATCGGGGACGATTCACCTGGCCAGTTCGCTCGGCTTCACCAACAGAAAAAACATTACGGTTGCCGGACAGACCGCTCCTGGAGACGGGATCTGCATCGCCGGCTTTAACACCGACATCAGCAGTGCAACCAATATTATTATCCGGTATTTAAGATTCAGACCCGGTTCGGCCAACATCTCCAGTGAGCCGGATGCCCTGGGCGGCCGGGGCTCCAATTATGTGATGATTGATCATGTCTCGGCCGGCTGGTCGACGGACGAAGGTTTATCCTTTTATGAGAATAACAATCTGACCGTGCAGTGGAGCATCATCAGCGAAAGCCTTACTTTATCCGGGCATGTAAAAGGAAAACACGGGTACGGCGGGATCTGGGGCGGCAATGCGACAACCTTCCACCACAATCTGCTTACCAGCCATACCAGCAGAATGCCGAGAATCGGAAACGGCAATACGCCCGGCAATATCACGATGTCTAACAATGTGATTTACAACTGGGGCTTTAACAACACCTATGGCGGCTTAACCACGCTGCAGTCCAATGTCATTAATAACTACTACAAGCCGGGACCGTCTACCCTCCAGTCTGTAAAAGGCAGAATCATCAATCCCGGTGACGGTGAGTTTTTTGTGGACGGGAATTACATGTACGGCAGCCCGGAGATCAGCGCGGACAACAGCAAGGGGATTCAGAATGCAATCCCGGCTACGGTTCTCTCCAAGGCCCCGTTTCAGAATGACAGCTATACAACCGTAAAGATCACGGATGCCGAGCAGGCCTACCGGGATGTGCTGGACATGGCTGGTGCGGTGCTGCCAAGAAGGGATGCCGCAGATGCCCGGGCCGTACAGGATGTAATAGACGGAACCGGCCGGACGATCAACCGGGAATATGAGGTGGGCGGTTACCCGGAATTACAATCCGCTGAAGCTCCGCTGGACAGCGATCATGACGGCATGCCGGATGCCTGGGAAGAGGCTCATGGCCTGAATAAGCTGAACAAAGCGGACGGCAAAACCATCAGTCCGAACGGGTACAGCAATCTGGAGAATTATCTGAACAGTCTGGCAGATATGACCCATGCTGCAGACAATCCTGTGGTTAAGCTGAAATCACCTGTGTATAGCGCTTTGTTTGCCGAAGGCGGAGCCATCCAGATTGATGCAGAGGCTTCAGACATGGATGGAATTGCCAAGATGCAATTTTACAGCAATGATGTGCTGCTGGGGGAAGTAAAGAAGGCCCCATACAGCTTCACTATGGACAATGTGGAGGACGGCACTTATTTTATCTCGGCGCGTGCTTTTGATACGAAAGGAAATGCAACCCAGTCCACCTCCCTGCCGGTTCATGTCAACGGTCCCGAGGTGTCTGCAGATTGGAAGTCTGCCGATATCGGCAATACGCCGGTGAAGGGCAGTGGAAGCCTGGACGGCTCCGGTACGCTGACCGTGAAAGGGTCCGGAAAAATCACCGGCCGCAGTGACAGCTTCCATTATGTATACCAGCCGGTCAGCGGCAATGCATCCTTAACCGCCAGACTGGATTCCATCGCCCTGCTGGACAACAACGCCATTTCGGGCCTGATGATCCGGGACAGCCTGGAGCCGGACGCAGCTGCAGCGGTGATCAGCACCTCCATCGTGAAGGCAGACCGGGATGAGCTTGGAAACGGGGATAAGGATGACACGTTCTATGCCACCTATTTCTCATCGCGGATGAACAAAGGAGAGACTATCCGCACGCTGAACAATGCAGATTATCCGCAGGACTATTTGCCAAGCTTAACCGATAACACCTTGCCGATCTGGCTGAAGCTGGAGCGTGTAGGGGATACCATTGTTGCTTTTACCTCCTATGACGGTGAGCATTGGAAAGAGCTGTTCAGGGATACCTTTGCTATGGATAAGGAGGCTTATATCGGATTTGCCGTCGACGGGACCCAGCCTGCGATCGGGGATAAATACTATAACACGGCTAAATTCTCGAATGTGCAGCTCAGCAGCTCCTTTACGGTAACGGATATCAAGCTTACAGATGCACTGGGAAATGAAGCAGCGCAGCCGGCTCCTGGGCTGACCGCTGTAGCCGCAGTTACTGTTGAGCGGAATTCGATTGCTGTCCCGGAGGGTGTCGTTGTTATCCAGCTGTGTGACGCAGAGGGCAATATTCTCTCCTCGTCTTATGTGAAGTCAGCCTTTGGGGTGAACGGGACCAAGACTGTAAAAGCCATGTTCAGCACTCCCCTGCAGCTTACAGGGCTGCAGATAAAGGCTTATGTCATCAATAATGTGCAAGAAGGACAGCTCATTTCCAACGAGAAGTCCGTGCAGTTAGGAGGAGGCTTATGA